A window from Leifsonia shinshuensis encodes these proteins:
- a CDS encoding uracil-DNA glycosylase gives MAKTLTELAADGSIDPGWARALEPVADRIADMGDFLRGEVNAGRHYLPAGDAVLRAFRAPLADVRVLIVGQDPYPTPGHPIGLSFAVERHVRPLPKSLQNIYRELRDDLGVTPPPHGDLSAWADNGVMLLNRVLTVRPGEPASHRGKGWEPVTEHAIRSLVARGRPFVSILWGRDAATLKPLLDGNPVIESPHPSPLSASRGFFGSRPFSRANALLEQVGEKPVDWTLQP, from the coding sequence GTGGCGAAGACGCTGACCGAGCTCGCCGCCGACGGCTCGATCGATCCCGGCTGGGCCCGGGCGCTGGAACCGGTGGCCGACCGCATCGCCGACATGGGCGACTTCCTGCGCGGAGAGGTGAACGCCGGGCGGCACTATCTGCCGGCGGGCGACGCCGTGCTGCGGGCGTTCCGCGCGCCGCTGGCGGACGTCCGGGTGCTGATCGTCGGCCAGGACCCGTATCCGACCCCCGGGCATCCCATCGGGCTGTCGTTCGCGGTTGAGCGCCACGTGCGCCCACTCCCGAAGAGCCTGCAGAACATCTACCGCGAGCTGCGCGACGACCTCGGCGTGACGCCACCGCCGCACGGCGACCTCAGCGCGTGGGCCGACAACGGGGTGATGCTGCTCAACCGCGTGCTCACCGTGCGCCCCGGCGAGCCGGCCTCGCACCGGGGGAAGGGCTGGGAGCCGGTGACCGAGCACGCCATCCGCTCGCTCGTCGCGCGCGGCCGGCCCTTCGTGTCCATCCTCTGGGGACGGGACGCCGCCACCCTGAAGCCGCTGCTCGACGGCAACCCGGTGATCGAGTCGCCGCACCCGAGCCCGCTCTCCGCGTCGCGCGGGTTCTTCGGCTCCCGGCCGTTCTCGCGCGCGAACGCCCTGTTGGAGCAGGTCGGCGAGAAGCCCGTGGACTGGACGCTGCAGCCGTGA
- a CDS encoding SDR family oxidoreductase: MSRRVVVTGASSGIGAATVRAFRAEGWDVVAVARREDRLRALAEETGAAYVVADLTKQDDVDALRDHLASTGPLHALVNNAGGAHGLDSVEASSVDDWVWMYEINVIGTKRVISALLPLLRQGAAESGHADIAVVTSIAGLTAYVGGGGYNAAKFAEHALTEVLRLELNGEPIRVVEVAPGMVATEEFSLVRFGGDKARRDAVYEDVPEPLSAEDVAETIVHALTLPRHVDLDLIVVKPVAQAAPYRLHKGELTVRG, translated from the coding sequence ATGAGCAGACGTGTGGTCGTGACGGGAGCGAGTTCGGGTATCGGTGCGGCGACGGTCCGCGCCTTCCGCGCCGAGGGCTGGGACGTGGTCGCCGTGGCCCGCCGCGAGGACCGGCTGCGCGCGCTCGCCGAGGAGACCGGCGCGGCCTACGTCGTCGCCGACCTGACGAAGCAGGACGACGTGGATGCACTGCGCGACCACCTGGCGTCGACCGGCCCGCTGCACGCCCTGGTCAACAACGCGGGCGGCGCGCACGGCCTCGACTCGGTCGAGGCGTCGAGCGTCGACGACTGGGTGTGGATGTACGAGATCAACGTCATCGGCACCAAGCGGGTGATCTCCGCCTTGCTCCCGCTGCTGCGGCAGGGAGCGGCGGAGTCCGGCCACGCCGACATCGCGGTGGTCACCTCCATCGCGGGGCTCACCGCCTACGTGGGCGGCGGCGGGTACAACGCCGCGAAGTTCGCCGAGCACGCGCTCACCGAGGTGCTGCGGCTGGAGCTGAACGGCGAGCCCATCCGCGTGGTCGAGGTGGCGCCCGGGATGGTGGCGACGGAGGAGTTCTCGCTGGTGCGGTTCGGCGGCGACAAGGCGCGCCGCGACGCTGTGTACGAGGATGTGCCGGAGCCGCTGTCGGCCGAGGATGTGGCGGAGACCATCGTGCACGCGCTCACGCTGCCCCGGCACGTGGACCTTGACCTGATCGTGGTGAAGCCGGTCGCCCAGGCGGCGCCGTATCGGCTGCACAAGGGCGAGCTCACGGTCCGCGGCTAG
- a CDS encoding bifunctional o-acetylhomoserine/o-acetylserine sulfhydrylase, producing the protein MTDAADWQFETKQIHAGAAPDPVTNARATPIYQTTSYVFNNAEHAKNLFALAEFGNIYTRIQNPTQAVVEERVAALEGGTGALLVASGQAAETFAVLNIAQAGDHIVSSSSIYGGTYNLFKYTLAKLGIETTFVENQDDAEEWRRAVRPNTKLFFAETIGNPKINILDIELVAGVAHEAGVPLIVDNTIATPYLIRPFESGADIVVHSATKFLGGHGTVIGGVIVDGGKFEWSKNVEKFPGLTEPDPSYHGASYTAAVGDALAYIIKARVQLLRDLGAAIAPASAWQLIQGIETLSLRVERHTQNAQEIAEFLESHPDVASVNYSGLPTSPWYAAANKYAPKGVGAVLSFELKGGVDAGAALVDNLSLFSHLANIGDVRSLVIHPASTTHSQLTPEQQLTAGVTPGLVRLSVGLENVDDLKADLSAGLAAARSVAEAARA; encoded by the coding sequence ATGACCGACGCCGCCGACTGGCAGTTCGAAACCAAGCAGATCCACGCCGGAGCCGCGCCCGACCCCGTGACCAACGCGCGCGCCACGCCGATCTACCAGACCACCTCCTACGTGTTCAACAACGCGGAGCACGCCAAGAACCTGTTCGCGCTGGCCGAGTTCGGCAACATCTACACGCGCATCCAGAACCCGACCCAGGCCGTCGTCGAGGAGCGCGTCGCCGCGCTCGAGGGCGGCACCGGCGCCCTGCTCGTCGCTTCCGGCCAGGCGGCCGAGACGTTCGCCGTGCTGAACATCGCGCAGGCGGGCGACCACATCGTCTCCTCCAGCTCGATCTACGGCGGCACCTACAACCTCTTCAAGTACACGCTCGCGAAGCTCGGCATCGAGACCACGTTCGTCGAGAACCAGGACGACGCCGAGGAGTGGCGCCGCGCGGTCCGCCCGAACACGAAGCTGTTCTTCGCGGAGACCATCGGCAACCCGAAGATCAACATCCTCGACATCGAGCTCGTCGCGGGCGTCGCGCACGAGGCCGGCGTTCCGCTGATCGTCGACAACACGATCGCGACCCCGTACCTGATCCGCCCGTTCGAGTCCGGCGCGGACATCGTCGTGCACTCGGCCACCAAGTTCCTCGGCGGCCACGGCACCGTCATCGGCGGCGTGATCGTCGACGGCGGCAAGTTCGAGTGGTCCAAGAACGTCGAGAAGTTCCCGGGCCTGACCGAGCCCGACCCGTCGTACCACGGCGCGAGCTACACGGCCGCGGTCGGCGACGCGCTCGCCTACATCATCAAGGCGCGCGTGCAGCTGCTCCGCGACCTCGGCGCGGCGATCGCCCCGGCGAGCGCATGGCAGCTCATCCAGGGCATCGAGACCCTCTCGCTCCGCGTCGAGCGCCACACGCAGAACGCGCAGGAGATCGCGGAGTTCCTCGAGTCGCACCCGGACGTCGCCTCGGTGAACTACTCGGGCCTGCCGACGAGCCCCTGGTACGCGGCCGCCAACAAGTACGCCCCCAAGGGCGTCGGTGCGGTGCTGTCCTTCGAGCTCAAGGGCGGGGTGGATGCGGGCGCAGCGCTCGTCGACAACCTGTCACTGTTCAGCCACCTGGCCAACATCGGCGATGTCCGCAGCCTCGTCATCCACCCGGCGTCGACCACGCACTCGCAGCTGACCCCGGAGCAGCAGCTCACCGCGGGTGTCACCCCCGGTCTCGTGCGCCTCTCCGTGGGCCTCGAGAACGTCGACGACCTGAAGGCCGACCTGTCCGCCGGCCTCGCCGCCGCCCGCTCCGTCGCCGAGGCCGCCCGCGCCTGA
- a CDS encoding MFS transporter, whose product MTSEKTSTQGRATVAIGTTAALIGWLALVELTSGILQGYYVPLISDIVRHLGIHDADYNWFEAAQLLVSALVVPVLAKLGDMFGHKRILLVATALTALATWALAFSGDFVSYLLAFALQGFYVVWLPLEVALIFDRGRRSGTAASRTRRAAGLLVVALEAGAILGAVGAGLLFEALGGNVALTLMVPAVAVTLVFFAILFGVPESEPVEGRTLDGVGFTLLALGLLLITSGLTFLRLNGVGTWWVWALILLGVLTFIPFGRWELRQGDPAIDLRVLRQPAMWPVQLTAGLIGISLLGAQAPLSTYAGTDPANGYGLGLSAGQRSILIGAYLISMIVGALLFPLVSSWLTPRVTLIGASFLVAIGYLLFLPFHQQTGEVFVNMAIAGLGSGALVGALPAAAAAAAPRGQTGVATALTNTTKTIGGSFASAVFGVVLLTGAATVTATAASLFGYMLVWTICGLGALVAAVLLFFVPRLAFADAEPSLE is encoded by the coding sequence ATGACCTCGGAGAAGACGTCGACCCAGGGCCGGGCGACCGTCGCGATCGGCACCACGGCAGCCCTCATCGGATGGCTGGCTCTGGTCGAGCTGACGAGCGGCATCCTGCAGGGGTACTACGTGCCGCTGATCTCCGACATCGTCCGCCACCTCGGCATCCACGACGCCGACTACAACTGGTTCGAAGCGGCCCAGCTCCTGGTCTCCGCGCTGGTCGTCCCCGTGCTCGCCAAGCTCGGCGACATGTTCGGGCACAAGCGCATCCTGCTGGTGGCCACCGCCCTCACCGCGCTGGCCACCTGGGCGCTGGCGTTCTCGGGCGACTTCGTGAGCTACCTGCTCGCCTTCGCGCTGCAGGGGTTCTACGTGGTGTGGCTGCCGCTGGAGGTGGCGCTGATCTTCGACCGCGGACGGCGCAGCGGGACGGCGGCGTCCCGCACCCGGCGCGCAGCAGGGCTGCTCGTCGTCGCGCTGGAGGCCGGGGCGATCCTCGGAGCGGTCGGCGCCGGCCTGCTGTTCGAGGCGCTCGGCGGCAACGTCGCCCTCACGCTGATGGTGCCGGCGGTCGCCGTGACGCTCGTCTTCTTCGCCATCCTGTTCGGCGTCCCCGAATCGGAGCCGGTGGAGGGGCGGACGCTCGACGGCGTGGGCTTCACCCTCCTCGCCCTCGGGCTGCTGCTCATCACCTCGGGCCTCACGTTCCTGCGCCTCAACGGCGTCGGAACCTGGTGGGTCTGGGCGCTCATCCTGCTCGGGGTGCTGACGTTCATCCCGTTCGGCCGGTGGGAGCTGCGGCAGGGCGATCCCGCGATCGACCTGCGGGTGCTGCGCCAGCCCGCGATGTGGCCGGTCCAGCTGACCGCGGGCCTCATCGGGATCAGCCTGCTCGGCGCGCAGGCGCCGCTCAGCACGTACGCGGGCACCGACCCGGCAAACGGCTACGGTCTCGGCCTCTCGGCCGGCCAGCGCAGCATCCTGATCGGCGCCTACCTCATCTCGATGATCGTCGGCGCGCTGCTGTTCCCGCTGGTGTCGTCGTGGCTGACGCCGCGCGTGACGCTGATCGGCGCCTCCTTCCTCGTCGCGATCGGGTACCTCCTGTTCCTGCCGTTCCACCAGCAGACCGGGGAGGTGTTCGTCAACATGGCGATCGCGGGCCTCGGCTCGGGCGCCCTCGTCGGCGCGCTCCCCGCCGCCGCGGCCGCCGCCGCCCCGCGCGGGCAGACCGGCGTCGCCACGGCGCTGACGAACACTACGAAGACCATCGGCGGATCGTTCGCCTCCGCGGTGTTCGGCGTGGTGCTGCTGACGGGCGCCGCGACGGTGACCGCCACCGCCGCGAGCCTGTTCGGTTACATGCTCGTCTGGACCATCTGCGGCCTGGGCGCGCTCGTCGCCGCCGTCCTCCTCTTCTTCGTCCCGCGCCTCGCCTTCGCCGACGCCGAACCCTCCTTGGAGTAG
- a CDS encoding N-acetyltransferase family protein, translated as MLEEEYQERRVLPRHLRKTEPPEAPFEYSIREARPEDLPYVREIYNHYVANSTVTFDEDAMTLREWKSKFAYLTKLGMPFIVAESPSGQILGYALVQPWKQKRAYRFTVENSIYLGAASTGKGLGPVLMQELIDRSKAAGLKEIIAVIADKGAEASIRMHENFGFTEIGRMGRVGYKFDRWLGTVLMQKSLK; from the coding sequence GTGCTGGAAGAGGAATACCAAGAGCGACGCGTGCTCCCGCGCCACCTCCGCAAGACGGAGCCGCCGGAGGCCCCCTTCGAGTACTCGATCCGCGAGGCGCGGCCGGAGGACCTGCCGTACGTGCGCGAGATCTACAACCACTACGTCGCCAACAGCACCGTGACCTTCGACGAGGATGCGATGACGCTGCGCGAGTGGAAGAGCAAGTTCGCGTACCTCACGAAGCTCGGGATGCCGTTCATCGTCGCCGAGTCGCCGAGCGGGCAGATCCTCGGCTACGCGCTCGTCCAGCCGTGGAAGCAGAAGCGGGCCTACCGGTTCACGGTGGAGAACTCGATCTACCTCGGGGCGGCGTCCACCGGCAAGGGCCTCGGGCCGGTGCTGATGCAGGAGCTGATCGACCGGTCGAAGGCCGCGGGGCTCAAGGAGATCATCGCGGTCATCGCCGACAAGGGGGCCGAGGCGTCCATCCGGATGCACGAGAACTTCGGCTTCACCGAGATCGGCCGCATGGGTCGCGTCGGCTACAAGTTCGACCGCTGGCTGGGCACCGTGCTGATGCAGAAGTCCCTCAAATAA
- a CDS encoding ion channel, protein MRIPDDAKRERWERATAWPALVASAAFLVAYSWSVLDEHPPQALRIGLLVVLLAVWAFFVLDYAVRLVLAEHKGDFVRHSLIDLLSVFLPLARPFRLLTGLRHVRALRGNTASHLRRRVVIIAGTAVIMFIYVIALAEFRVERYAPGSNIKSFGDSVWWACVTMATVGYGDYYPVTIPGRILAVILMIGGIAIVGTSSATIVSYLNDRTQHLRHHEQHDRDMRDAREVREAREGQRVHEAPDERTADRGEETGAAG, encoded by the coding sequence ATGAGGATCCCCGACGACGCGAAGCGCGAGCGCTGGGAGCGGGCGACCGCCTGGCCGGCGCTGGTGGCGTCGGCCGCGTTCCTCGTCGCGTACTCGTGGAGCGTCCTCGACGAGCACCCGCCGCAGGCGCTGCGCATCGGCCTCCTGGTGGTGCTGCTGGCGGTGTGGGCCTTCTTCGTGCTCGACTACGCGGTGCGTCTGGTGCTCGCCGAGCACAAGGGCGACTTCGTCCGCCATTCGCTGATCGACCTGTTGAGCGTCTTCCTCCCGCTGGCGCGGCCGTTCCGGCTCCTGACCGGGCTGCGGCACGTCCGGGCGCTGCGGGGCAACACCGCCTCGCACCTGCGCCGCCGCGTGGTGATCATCGCCGGCACCGCGGTGATCATGTTCATCTACGTCATCGCGCTCGCCGAGTTCCGGGTCGAGCGGTACGCCCCGGGCTCCAACATCAAGAGCTTCGGCGACTCGGTCTGGTGGGCGTGCGTGACCATGGCGACCGTCGGCTACGGCGACTACTACCCGGTGACGATCCCCGGCCGCATCCTCGCCGTGATCCTCATGATCGGCGGCATCGCCATCGTCGGAACCTCGAGCGCGACCATCGTGAGCTACCTGAACGACCGGACGCAGCACCTGCGGCACCACGAGCAGCACGACCGGGACATGCGCGACGCCCGCGAGGTGCGTGAGGCGCGCGAGGGCCAGCGGGTGCACGAGGCTCCCGACGAGCGGACCGCGGACCGCGGCGAGGAGACCGGCGCCGCCGGCTGA
- a CDS encoding phosphoribosyltransferase gives MASELDDSGADVLEETEREVLGWLEFGEAARHLAGEVVESGYEPDMVVAIARGGLLLAGAISYALGIKACGALNVEFYTGVDTRLPEPVVLPPMLDAAALESKRVLLVDDVSDSGRTLAMVVDLMAASGAEVRTVCLYSKPRTVLEPDFVWRRTDRWITFPWSALPPVTAATH, from the coding sequence ATGGCCAGCGAACTCGACGATTCCGGAGCAGACGTCCTCGAAGAGACGGAACGGGAGGTCCTCGGCTGGCTGGAGTTCGGCGAGGCGGCCCGTCACCTGGCCGGCGAGGTGGTCGAGTCCGGGTACGAGCCGGACATGGTGGTCGCCATCGCCCGCGGCGGCCTGCTGCTCGCCGGAGCGATCTCCTACGCGCTCGGCATCAAGGCCTGCGGAGCGCTCAACGTCGAGTTCTACACCGGAGTGGACACGCGCCTCCCGGAGCCGGTCGTCCTCCCGCCGATGCTCGACGCCGCCGCCCTGGAGTCGAAGCGGGTGCTGCTCGTGGACGACGTATCCGACTCGGGACGCACGCTGGCCATGGTCGTCGACCTGATGGCCGCCTCGGGCGCCGAAGTGCGCACCGTCTGCCTCTACTCGAAGCCTCGCACCGTGCTGGAGCCCGACTTCGTCTGGCGCCGCACCGACCGCTGGATCACCTTCCCGTGGTCGGCCCTCCCGCCGGTGACCGCCGCGACCCACTGA
- a CDS encoding nucleotidyltransferase domain-containing protein, whose amino-acid sequence MSDQLPPAVAEALTRFLLEQRRVAPGLVSRAIVTGSAVAGDWHAGVSDIDVVFVVTRDPVDDLPALAELHAASEPHIDGVYLTESELSRGPDVVTTAPQVVEGVLVSELPGAQLSWITWRELESGVQGVVDGGDVIWSPTADRHPRAAEGVVAFSRDNLLDYWQRIGDSAERELADRPDDGPIRAETVRWVALGPIRLVATIETGDVLSKTAAAAFAAERWPEHAELLERVVRDRAGERQEFTAADGREALTLLRKCVAVAES is encoded by the coding sequence ATGTCCGACCAGCTCCCACCCGCCGTCGCCGAGGCCCTCACCCGGTTCCTCCTGGAGCAGCGCCGGGTGGCGCCCGGGCTGGTCAGCCGCGCGATCGTCACCGGCTCCGCCGTCGCCGGGGACTGGCATGCCGGCGTGAGCGACATCGACGTGGTGTTCGTCGTCACCCGCGACCCGGTCGACGACCTGCCGGCCCTCGCCGAGCTGCACGCCGCCTCCGAGCCGCACATCGACGGCGTGTACCTGACCGAGTCCGAGCTCTCCCGCGGCCCGGACGTGGTCACGACCGCGCCGCAGGTCGTGGAGGGCGTCCTGGTGTCGGAGCTGCCGGGCGCCCAGCTGAGCTGGATCACCTGGCGGGAGCTGGAGTCCGGCGTGCAGGGGGTCGTCGACGGCGGGGACGTGATCTGGTCGCCCACCGCGGACCGCCACCCGCGGGCGGCGGAGGGCGTCGTCGCGTTCTCGCGCGACAACCTGCTCGACTACTGGCAGCGCATCGGCGACAGCGCCGAACGCGAGCTCGCCGACCGTCCGGACGACGGGCCCATACGCGCCGAGACCGTGCGCTGGGTGGCCCTCGGCCCGATCCGGCTCGTGGCGACCATCGAGACCGGCGACGTGCTGTCGAAGACGGCCGCGGCCGCCTTCGCCGCCGAGCGCTGGCCCGAGCACGCCGAGCTGCTGGAGCGGGTGGTCCGCGACCGCGCGGGCGAGCGGCAGGAGTTCACCGCCGCCGACGGCCGGGAGGCGCTCACGCTGCTGCGCAAGTGCGTCGCCGTGGCGGAGAGCTGA